The proteins below come from a single Aegilops tauschii subsp. strangulata cultivar AL8/78 chromosome 6, Aet v6.0, whole genome shotgun sequence genomic window:
- the LOC109758921 gene encoding disease resistance protein Pik-2, with protein sequence MEATALSIGKSVLSGALGLAKSAVVEEVALQLGVQRDKAFVTDELEMMQSFLMVAHDERGEHNKVVRTWVKQVRDVAYDVEDSLQDFVVRVDKQSWWRIPRMLLDRRHVAKQMKELRTKVEDVSQRNLRYGLIKGSSSTQPAADAAPAADAAMFGVDEARHAAKKHQARSDLAQLINKDGDDHVGVIGVWGTSGTVGHSSIIWEAYENPDVKLNFPCRAWVRVMRPFHPTEFVQSMVKQFHTAVGVGVLLEGERKEQDLAQAFNGYVNENRYLIVLTGLSTIEEWHQIKTCFPENKLGSRIIVSTEHVEVASLCPGRESTVSELKQLSAEQTIYAFYRQSSHAVTYPSKPTSRSKLSNIPENEIQEDQSNADVDGNMIAQKRLTRAYTMAGVLEEFQFIGRKQEKEDIIELIVKQDSTHQVQVIVVWGMGGLGKTTLIKNVFQSKDVSGLFEKNAFATVLRPFKLDELLRSLALQLDANKESMDFTGDTQKSIASMGVEELIKVLGRRSEGKRCLIVLDDLLAMEEWDKISPSLREIKNLVIVITTRREDIAKHCCKKPKCIRLLNGLQEKDAITLFTRKVFRNMTTDLAEQYPALVEPAKIILKKCNGLPLAIVTIGGFLADQPTKTAAEWRKLNEHINIELEMNPKFEVIKTVLMKSYDGLPYYLKPCFLYMSIFPEDRNVSRRRLTHRWIAEGYARDEATADRYFMELRERSMILPTQQSVCSIQGFDSCQLHDLIRDISIAESLEENLVFRLEEGCSLNTHGAMRHLAISSNWEGDECELEITVELSRIRSLTVFGKWKPFYISEKMRFLRVLDLEGTEGLRNHQLEHIGELLHLRYLSLRGCDEIYYLPDSVGNLRQLETLDIKGTGIAMLPRTTIKLSKLCYLHAGSGSGDKEKTYFSKCEEICEMQRDFCVGCCSLDLSDMDGFGRCEAFHLFCCLMYPNVIRGIEDSGVKVPRGTRKLKALRTLRYVHLAWGTAVIKEIKGLTGLQKLGVVGINKKNGPGFCSAISSLSHLESLSVRSVDGLNGCLDGMSTAPENLQSLKLSGSLENLLEWIKGLQNLVKLKLELSKLSGNLEAMQVLGNLPNLSILGLWDRGFIIDVLQFQTGLFRRLTVLDLFYSRMDIKLVEFEEESMPNLELLTLSLGDTKIAFSGLELLPSIREVRLSVHSYLFGTPKSSKNGGNEKMGKILYEHMKREEEINKPMQDKVRQELQTQLDRNKNRPVLKVQ encoded by the exons ATGGAGGCGACGGCGTTGAGCATCGGCAAGTCCGTGCTGAGCGGGGCCCTTGGCCTCGCCAAGTCCGCCGTTGTGGAGGAGGTGGCCCTGCAGCTGGGAGTACAGCGCGACAAGGCCTTCGTCACGGACGAGCTGGAGATGATGCAGTCTTTCTTGATGGTGGCGCATGATGAGCGAGGTGAGCACAACAAGGTGGTCAGGACCTGGGTGAAGCAGGTCCGCGACGTCGCCTATGACGTCGAGGATTCGCTCCAGGATTTTGTTGTTCGTGTGGACAAACAGTCTTGGTGGCGCATTCCTCGCATGCTTCTCGATCGTCGCCATGTTGCCAAGCAGATGAAGGAGCTGAGGACCAAAGTCGAGGACGTGAGCCAAAGGAACTTGCGCTATGGCCTCATCAAGGGCTCTAGCTCCACTCAGCCTGCCGCTGATGCTGCCCCTGCCGCTGATGCTGCCATGTTTGGTGTTGATGAAGCAAGGCATGCCGCGAAGAAACACCAAGCAAGATCGGATCTAGCCCAGCTGATCAACAAGGATGGTGATGACCATGTTGGAGTGATCGGTGTGTGGGGAACAAGTGGCACTGTTGGGCACAGCTCCATCATCTGGGAGGCCTACGAGAATCCAGACGTCAAACTGAATTTTCCATGCCGAGCATGGGTCAGGGTGATGCGTCCTTTCCATCCAACAGAATTTGTCCAGAGTATGGTGAAACAGTTTCACACAGCGGTGGGGGTCGGTGTGCTGctggagggggaaaggaaggagcaAGATTTGGCTCAGGCCTTCAATGGATATGTCAATGAGAACAGGTACCTGATTGTGCTTACTGGCCTGTCCACAATTGAAGAATGGCACCAGATCAAGACTTGTTTCCCAGAGAACAAACTGGGGAGCCGGATCATAGTATCCACGGAACATGTTGAAGTTGCAAGCCTATGCCCGGGGCGGGAAAGTACTGTATCAGAGCTCAAACAATTGTCTGCTGAACAAACCATCTATGCTTTCTACCGGCAG AGCTCTCATGCTGTTACATATCCATCAAAGCCAACATCTAGGTCAAAGTTATCCAACATCCCTGAGAATGAGATACAAGAAGACCAATCCAATGCTGATGTTGATGGAAATATGATAGCGCAAAAGAGGTTAACACGCGCCTACACAATGGCAGGTGTTCTTGAGGAATTTCAGTTTATTGGgcgaaagcaagaaaaagaagaTATTATTGAACTAATTGTAAAACAAGATAGCACTCATCAAGTTCAGGTGATAGTAGTATGGGGAATGGGTGGTCTTGGAAAAACCACTCTGATAAAAAATGTTTTCCAAAGCAAAGATGTGAGTGGCCTGTTTGAAAAAAATGCTTTCGCCACGGTCTTGCGGCCTTtcaagcttgatgagctccttagGAGCTTGGCATTGCAACTAGATGCAAACAAGGAATCCATGGACTTTACAGGTGACACCCAAAAAAGCATTGCTTCGATGGGAGTTGAAGAGTTGATTAAAGTGTTGGGCAGACGTTCAGAAggaaagaggtgtttgattgtTCTCGATGACCTCTTAGCTATGGAAGAATGGGATAAAATATCGCCAAGTTTACGTGAAATAAAAAATCTGGTTATTGTGATCACCACAAGGCGAGAGGATATTGCTAAGCATTGTTGCAAAAAACCGAAGTGCATACGTTTGCTCAACGGTCTTCAAGAAAAGGATGCAATTACCCTGTTCACAAGAAAG GTATTTAGGAATATGACTACTGATTTGGCTGAGCAATATCCTGCATTGGTCGAACCAGCAAAAATAATCCTGAAGAAGTGCAATGGACTTCCCCTTGCCATAGTCACCATAGGTGGTTTCTTGGCTGATCAACCAACAAAAACTGCTGCAGAGTGGAGGAAACTGAATGAGCATATCAATATTGAGCTGGAGATGAATCCAAAGTTTGAAGTCATAAAAACAGTCCTGATGAAAAGTTATGATGGCCTACCCTATTACCTCAAACCTTGTTTCCTGTACATGTCCATCTTTCCTGAAGACCGGAATGTTAGTCGGAGACGTTTAACTCACCGGTGGATCGCTGAAGGTTATGCGCGAGACGAGGCCACAGCAGATAGATACTTCATGGAACTCAGAGAGAGAAGCATGATATTACCAACTCAGCAATCAGTTTGCAGCATACAAGGATTCGACTCTTGCCAGCTACACGATCTGATTCGTGATATCAGCATTGCAGAGTCTTTGGAGGAAAATCTTGTTTTCAGGTTGGAGGAAGGCTGCAGCTTGAACACCCACGGCGCAATGCGTCACCTTGCCATAAGCAGCAACTGGGAGGGAGATGAGTGTGAGTTGGAGATCACCGTGGAGCTGTCCCGTATACGGTCATTAACAGTGTTTGGCAAGTGGAAGCCATTTTACATCTCTGAAAAGATGAGGTTTCTCCGGGTGCTGGACCTGGAAGGAACAGAAGGGTTAAGAAATCATCAGCTTGAGCACATTGGGGAGCTTCTTCATCTGAGATACCTCTCTCTACGAGGGTGTGATGAAATCTATTATCTCCCAGATTCTGTGGGTAATCTAAGACAACTTGAGACACTAGACATCAAAGGGACGGGTATAGCTATGTTGCCCAGAACCACCATCAAGCTTAGTAAGCTATGTTATCTGCATGCTGGCAGCGGTTCAGGGGATAAGGAGAAAACTTATTTTTCAAAGTGTGAAGAAATTTGTGAAATGCAACGTGATTTCTGTGTAGGATGCTGCTCACTGGATCTTTCAGACATGGATGGATTTGGCAGGTGTGAGGCTTTCCATCTTTTTTGCTGCTTAATGTACCCTAATGTCATTAGGGGCATAGAGGATTCTGGTGTTAAGGTGCCAAGAGGGACCAGGAAACTGAAGGCCCTCCGTACACTACGGTATGTTCACCTTGCATGGGGAACTGCCGTTATAAAAGAGATAAAAGGCCTCACTGGTCTGCAGAAGCTAGGAGTGGTCGGCATCAACAAGAAAAATGGTCCAGGTTTCTGTTCGGCCATTTCCAGTCTCAGCCATCTTGAATCATTGTCAGTGCGGTCAGTTGATGGCCTGAATGGCTGTTTGGATGGCATGTCCACAGCTCCGGAAAACCTGCAGAGCCTCAAGCTATCCGGCAGCCTAGAAAATTTGCTGGAATGGATCAAGGGGCTCCAGAATCTTGTGAAGCTCAAGTTAGAACTCAGCAAGCTATCAGGGAACCTTGAAGCCATGCAAGTCCTTGGGAACCTGCCAAACCTATCCATTCTGGGTTTGTGGGATCGTGGGTTTATTATCGATGTACTCCAGTTCCAGACTGGCCTTTTCAGAAGGCTCACGGTGCTTGATCTTTTCTACTCAAGGATGGATATTAAATTAGTGGAGTTTGAGGAAGAATCAATGCCCAATCTTGAGTTGCTGACCCTTAGCCTTGGAGATACTAAAATTGCCTTCTCTGGGCTAGAACTTCTCCCAAGCATCAGGGAAGTACGGCTTAGTGTTCATAGCTActtgtttggtacacccaaatcATCAAAAAATGGGGGAAATGAAAAAATGGGGAAAATATTGTATGAACACATGAAAAGAGAAGAAGAGATAAACAAACCCATGCAAGATAAAGTCAGGCAGGAGTTGCAGACGCAGCTTGATAGGAATAAGAATCGGCCAGTCTTGAAGGTGCAATGA